Genomic segment of Perognathus longimembris pacificus isolate PPM17 chromosome 11, ASM2315922v1, whole genome shotgun sequence:
AAAGGGTATTTATACCCCATGGACTGATTATGGACAGGACTGAAAGGCTTGCTCGCGATGTGATGAAGGAGATGGGAGGACATCACATCGtagccctctgtgtgctcaaggggGGTTATAAGTTCTTTGCTGATGTGCTGGATTACATTAAGGCACTGAATAGAAATAGTGATAGATCCATTCCTATGACTGTAGATTTTATCAGAATGAAGAGCTACTGTAATGACCAGTCAACAGGGGACATAAAAGTCATTGGTGGAGATGATCTCTCAGCTTTAACTGGAAAGAATATCTTGATTGTTGAAGATATAATTGACACTGGCAAAACTATGCAGACCTTGCTTTCCTTGGTGAAGCAGCATAACCCAAAGATGGTCAAGGTTGCGAGCTTGCTGGTGAAAAGGACCTCTCGAAGCATTGGATATAGGCCAGACTTCGTTGGTTTTGAAATTCCAGAAAAGTTTGTTGTTGGCTATGCCCTTGACTATAATGAATACTTCAGGGATTTGAATAATGTTTGTGTCATTAGTGAAACTGGAAAAGCCAAGTACAAAGCGTAAGACGAGCGTTCAAGTGGAGTCTGAAAACATGAGGAGTCCCATTGACGTCATCAGATGTTCCTAGTTCTGTGGCCATCTGCTTAGTAAAGCTTTTTTTGCATGAACCTTCTAAGAATTTTATCTGTTTTGTATTTTAGAAATGTCAGTTGCTGCattcttaaacattttatttgcaCTATAAGCCTATAGGCAGGTTCCCAGTTCCCAATGTTTAACTTGTGAATGGAAAAGTCTCTTAAACTACACCACTATTAATGATAATATTGAAATTGTATCTGTGAGAAGCATTTAAAGAGAAGATATATTAGTTTTTTAAttggaattttaatttttgtatatttGGGGAAAATGGAGGTGATTGACCCTTGTTAATTATCCCACCATGCATTTGGAACAGTCAGAGACAGTCAGTTCTCACCAGTACCAGCAGCCTGTTCAGTAGTAGTGACAGTGTTGGCTCACTTGCTCAGATTGTTTCTGTGAATCTTGTCAACAGTTCCTTTCAAATGCAAATAAagttccaaaaattaaaaaaaatagtataccATTGAATGTCTGGGGTAACAGCAATGTGGAGCTATGGGGCCTGCCAGGTCGCCCTAAGTAAGAGTGAATGATTTCAAGTGTAGTTTCCAGATATGAACCTTCACAAACAGACTCttccatccaaaaaaaaaaaaactctcccaattttttattcatatttgtttcctttttattttctttttgatcttAATATTATTTGTAATAAGTACCTACATCTTAGCATCTCAGTATAACAACCTCAGGAGTAAAAAGAAATTGTTACTATGAATGTGCAAATTACAAACCTCCCAAGGAAAACTTGATGAAACCTGTTTGGGTCTCAATACTGTAACTTGTACCAATTATTGCTGCCAGGGAGATATAATAATAACAGGCTAGTATTAGTTCATAGGCTTGCCTCTGTGGCCAGGGGCCAGTGTTTATTAGGAAAACTAAGGGTAGAGGAGAGTTTACCAAAGTGATTGGACAAGTTAAACTTATTACTCCAGTGCCACTCTAATTCAATACCGTAAGCTTCCTGGGGTCTAGGTCATGGGTCATGGACTTTGGCTCTAACCAATTTTCTCTTAACAAAGAACTCTTTCCTTGCagtttttgttggctgtggggcctGAATTCGAGGCCttcttgctgtccctgagctccttttgcgccacagtgtcactttcagttttctggtggtaagttgaagatgagtctcacctCCTTCCCGGgctgctttgaaccaggatccccaaatttcagcctcctgagtagctaggattataggtgtgagccaccagcacatggcttaaTAAAGAAATCTTTAGTACTTGCAACAGTACTCTATACTATACTATTATTCATACtattttaccttgtttttcttttctctcttatgttttgctttagttcttaATACTAGATGACCTGGCCACACACTTTCCACTCCTGTAACAACAAGAGTAGTTTCGGAAAACTACCTTTGTCAAATTGGGCATTACCACAATCATGACTTATATATCTTCTTCTCATTCTTGTGGTCACCTCTGCTTTCTTCCTCATCTCCATAAACAGGAATttatttgaggctattgtgaGAACTTACAATTAATCAATTATGACCTTTTAAATTTCACACAGTgataattttttctagaaattaaaattgaaatgacTAAACTAAAAGTTAAAGAACACTTCAATGCTATGGACTACTTATACATTATACTTCTTCAACAAAACTACTCGATGCATCTCTTTGAAAACAATTAGGTTACCAGTGAGTTcacattcatttattaaaattaaatcactGAGACATATTAGGAAACAATATTGCCAACCGCCAATAACTCATCTCTGGGTCCTAAATGTATCACTTTATTTAGGTAGAATGGCTGTTTCACATTTGGATTCTTCCCAAAGCTCTCCGGATTGTAGACATTTCATTTGCATACAAAAAGGCACACCACATGGATGGATAAACCAGCCATCTGGCCCAAGCAATTTATCTGGATTATTACTGAACTGTACAaaactatgtaaatatatattcctaAAATTCCAATTGCTCCCTTACACATCTGTTTTACTGCCTTTGCCTTCAGTAacctgagtagacaggatcatTTGCTTTCTTATCCCGACACACagttgcatgcacacacacacacacacacacacacacacacacacacacacacacccctttctgCTCTATTGACTATTGCTAGTGAACGTCAGGATATAAAATCCACAGTTGGTCCACAGCCAACATCTGGTATTCAGACTGAATCAGATTTTGTAGTTTATTAACATGTCTTTTACTAGTCTCTAGTTGAATCTTTATTAAATTGTATCTTTTTTCTAAATGCCTATTGCAAAATGTTTGCATTATGTCTCCTCCAGTCCTGGATTTCTTACTTTTTGAAGGCAATTCACGTTAGAAATTCATAGCTAAAAATACTGTTGAATAAGTAAAAGTAATGGAATCACTATATGATTTTTAATATTATGGATAAATTTCTATAGGAAGTTACTATACGACACAGATTTGGGGTTTTATAATGAAATTATTGTAGTTGTACAATTCCCAATTTAAGGATTTTTTTAGATAGTGAGCAAGAATAATTTCAAGGTATCCAAAATGGTATCTTTAATTTACTACCCTATTTCTCTATTGGTAAATCCTCAAAACCAAAGTCTACACATCTATAGAATGGAGGATCAGAAATTCTGAAACCAGACTACCTAAGTGCAAATCCAGACTCTTGTACTCATAATGGTATAATCTTGAGCAACTTATTCTTTCTATGTATAAATTTCCTCAAATAGAACAATTCATATCtcatcataattttaaaagactTAGATAACACCTTTAAACAGATTAAAACcattatatttattatgtaaaCACCATTTAATTCATcccctacaaaaaataaaatgaaagcaaaaatcacAAAGTCCATATGTTTGGTCTATTTTCTGATACATGATTCTGTTCTACTTTTATACTTTTTTCACATGTACACAATTTGAAACTAAACCTCCAACCATTTGCTCACCCTGCTGGTCATACAGGCAGACATGCATTTGAAGATTGCACAATATCATTCAAAGgtaaatttatttttgtcctttgtaCCATATGTAAAGCAATTCCATAATACATGTACTAGAGAATAATGAAGTGTCAGTCAGTTACATACATCTACTAAAATTAAATTACTAGGTTACATGAGGAAACAATATTGTCAATcttcaatattttctcttttgatcCTAAATATATCACCAGCCTCAAATGTCCACAGTTAGTGCATATTCCATGGCATTTTACTTATTCTATGACATATATCACTTGTATCTTACTTTAAGTATCTTCTTTAATAATTTAGCATTGCTTTGggtctttttttgtagtttttgttgATTTCGGCGAGTGCTATTGGTTGAATACACGGACTTGCACAAGCTTctcagtgctataccacttgagctatatctccagcccaggccttacattattttttttttatgcagGAAGAACATAGATACATATCTTCAGGCTTTTTCCAAAGGGCTTGTTCTTTAAAAGGCACTTcatgatatttattgaatggctgaATAAATGAGTCAATGAGGGAATGGTTGAGCAGGGGCAGCAAAATTCTCAAGAAATTGACCCTTGAAGTACACTCAGTAACCTCTTTCATAAAATTCTAAAACCTTATTCATCCCAAAGACACAAAGCTAGTTATACTGTCCTCATATTTCTTTCACACAGAGATAATGAATCACTCAGAATTACAGCTCTTAAGACCTTACAGCAATGCAAAATGCCCTGCAGGACATTCATCTTCATActgcattatatttttaaatgataattgtTGTCCTAAATGTTCTTACCCACATTTCATCTAGTTAAAATTTTTGCCTGCCTCAATAAAATGAGAGAAGCCAGATTTTTTACAGATGAATTAATCATGACATTATCCCTGGAACTTTTAAATTACATCAATTACATTGCATTTAGCATTACAAACAACCTACATATTAAACAAATGAAATCTTTTCTCCTATTAATAAAGATTAAATCATTAAGTATCAACTCTTGAATAGCAATGTGTCTGCAGTCAATGGCTCCCTGAAAAGATAAAAAATCTTGTTCTCTCATAAAATACAAGCCATCCTTTAAGTGGCATCTTCAGTCTTTATGGTACGTGTGAAACATTTGATTTCTTTAGGATTTCTCCTATGGATTGATTAGTTCATGGTAATGTGGAAAGTTGACTAA
This window contains:
- the LOC125359225 gene encoding hypoxanthine-guanine phosphoribosyltransferase-like; the encoded protein is MATRSAGVVISDDEPGYDLDLFCIPKHYVEDLERVFIPHGLIMDRTERLARDVMKEMGGHHIVALCVLKGGYKFFADVLDYIKALNRNSDRSIPMTVDFIRMKSYCNDQSTGDIKVIGGDDLSALTGKNILIVEDIIDTGKTMQTLLSLVKQHNPKMVKVASLLVKRTSRSIGYRPDFVGFEIPEKFVVGYALDYNEYFRDLNNVCVISETGKAKYKA